Proteins from a single region of Punica granatum isolate Tunisia-2019 chromosome 8, ASM765513v2, whole genome shotgun sequence:
- the LOC116189451 gene encoding jasmonate O-methyltransferase-like, giving the protein MNMESVLRMNPGHEPNSYARNSTHQRNVMFKAMPIVKERVRALYRKALFPNHFAVAGLGCASGSNSLLAISWIIEAISGLCSQTGRSLPEVLVFLKDLPGNDFNSVFSSLPSFYENLKEKNRVESNCYVSAMPGSFYGRLFPSRSLHFVHSSYSVHWLSQVPELPEQNKGSIYMASTSPSSVFQAYMKQFQKDLTNLLSSRAEEIIPGGEMVLILIGRSIPDPTSKTAASSSGGSPGTS; this is encoded by the exons ATGAACATGGAGTCTGTTCTTCGCATGAACCCTGGGCACGAACCCAACAGCTATGCCCGTAACTCCACACATCAG AGGAACGTGATGTTCAAAGCTATGCCAATCGTGAAGGAAAGAGTGAGAGCCTTATACAGAAAAGCCTTATTCCCAAATCACTTTGCAGTGGCGGGCTTGGGCTGCGCTTCGGGATCGAACTCTCTACTTGCCATCTCCTGGATCATTGAAGCCATATCGGGATTGTGCAGCCAAACGGGGCGCTCGCTGCCCGAGGTTCTTGTGTTCCTGAAGGACCTTCCTGGGAATGACTTCAACTCTGTCTTCTCATCTCTTCCCAGTTTCTATGAGAATCTGAAGGAGAAGAACAGAGTTGAAAGTAACTGCTACGTATCTGCGATGCCTGGTTCTTTCTACGGCCGGCTATTTCCGAGCAGAAGCTTGCATTTCGTTCACTCTTCTTACAGCGTGCATTGGCTTTCGCAG GTCCCAGAGCTCCCAGAACAGAACAAAGGGAGCATTTACATGGCAAGCACGAGCCCGTCGAGCGTCTTCCAAGCATACATGAAGCAGTTTCAAAAGGATTTGACGAACCTCCTGAGCTCCCGGGCAGAGGAAATCATCCCCGGGGGCGAAATGGTCCTGATTCTCATCGGCAGAAGCATTCCTGATCCCACCAGCAAGACTGCTGCCTCCTCCTCTGGTGGCTCTCCAG GGACTAGTTGA
- the LOC116189449 gene encoding salicylate carboxymethyltransferase-like isoform X1, protein MKVESVLQMIHAHEPNSYARNSALPRNVMLKAMPLVKERVRALYRKALFDNYFAVADLGCSSGPNSVLAISGVIEAIMGLCSQKGHSPPEVLVFLNDLPGNDFNSVFTSLPGFYEKLKEKNKVNSTNCFISAMPGSFYARLFPSRSLHFVHSSYSVHWLSQVPELPEQNKGSIYMASTSPLSIFQAYLKQFQRDFTSLLSSRAEEIVPGGEMVLTLMGRSIPDPTSKDCCLFWWWLSRSLVEMADEGLVKDTDIDSFNLPFYTPYMEEVRDVVEAEGSFTINHLETFEMNWDPFYHEDDESCTFDRSKSGRIVANNIRSVTESMLRSHFGDGLVMDNVFERYARLVGEHLDVEKTKHFSITISMTRK, encoded by the exons ATGAAGGTGGAGTCTGTACTCCAAATGATCCATGCACATGAGCCCAACAGCTATGCCCGTAACTCTGCCCTTCCG AGGAATGTGATGTTAAAAGCAATGCCGCTCGTCAAGGAACGGGTGAGAGCATTATATAGAAAAGCCTTATTCGATAACTACTTCGCGGTGGCAGACTTGGGCTGCTCTTCGGGACCCAACTCCGTACTTGCCATCTCTGGGGTGATTGAAGCCATAATGGGATTGTGCAGCCAAAAGGGGCATTCCCCGCCTGAGGTTCTCGTGTTCCTGAATGACCTTCCGGGGAACGACTTCAACTCTGTGTTCACGTCTCTTCCCGGTTTCTATGAGAAGTTGAAGGAGAAGAACAAGGTTAACAGTACTAACTGCTTCATATCTGCTATGCCCGGTTCTTTCTACGCCCGGCTATTCCCAAGCAGAAGCTTGCATTTTGTTCACTCTTCTTACAGTGTTCATTGGCTCTCTCAG GTCCCGGAGCTCCCAGAACAGAACAAAGGGAGCATTTACATGGCAAGCACGAGCCCTCTGAGCATCTTCCAAGCATACCTGAAGCAGTTTCAAAGGGATTTCACGAGCCTCCTGAGCTCCCGAGCAGAGGAAATCGTCCCCGGGGGCGAAATGGTCCTGACTCTCATGGGCAGAAGCATTCCTGATCCCACCAGCAAAGATTGCTGCCTCTTCTGGTGGTGGCTCTCTAGGTCGCTTGTCGAAATGGCTGACGAG GGACTGGTCAAAGATACTGACATAGATTCATTCAACCTGCCGTTCTACACGCCTTATATGGAAGAGGTAAGGGACGTGGTAGAAGCAGAGGGGTCCTTCACCATCAATCACCTTGAAACCTTTGAGATGAATTGGGACCCTTTCTACCACGAAGACGACGAGAGCTGCACGTTTGACAGGTCAAAGAGCGGGCGGATTGTTGCCAATAATATAAGATCTGTCACAGAGTCTATGCTAAGAAGTCATTTTGGGGACGGACTAGTGATGGACAATGTATTCGAGAGGTATGCGAGGCTCGTCGGTGAGCATTTAGACGTGGAGAAGACGAAGCACTTCAGCATAACCATTTCCATGACAAGGAAATGA
- the LOC116189449 gene encoding benzoate carboxyl methyltransferase-like isoform X2, with product MLKAMPLVKERVRALYRKALFDNYFAVADLGCSSGPNSVLAISGVIEAIMGLCSQKGHSPPEVLVFLNDLPGNDFNSVFTSLPGFYEKLKEKNKVNSTNCFISAMPGSFYARLFPSRSLHFVHSSYSVHWLSQVPELPEQNKGSIYMASTSPLSIFQAYLKQFQRDFTSLLSSRAEEIVPGGEMVLTLMGRSIPDPTSKDCCLFWWWLSRSLVEMADEGLVKDTDIDSFNLPFYTPYMEEVRDVVEAEGSFTINHLETFEMNWDPFYHEDDESCTFDRSKSGRIVANNIRSVTESMLRSHFGDGLVMDNVFERYARLVGEHLDVEKTKHFSITISMTRK from the exons ATGTTAAAAGCAATGCCGCTCGTCAAGGAACGGGTGAGAGCATTATATAGAAAAGCCTTATTCGATAACTACTTCGCGGTGGCAGACTTGGGCTGCTCTTCGGGACCCAACTCCGTACTTGCCATCTCTGGGGTGATTGAAGCCATAATGGGATTGTGCAGCCAAAAGGGGCATTCCCCGCCTGAGGTTCTCGTGTTCCTGAATGACCTTCCGGGGAACGACTTCAACTCTGTGTTCACGTCTCTTCCCGGTTTCTATGAGAAGTTGAAGGAGAAGAACAAGGTTAACAGTACTAACTGCTTCATATCTGCTATGCCCGGTTCTTTCTACGCCCGGCTATTCCCAAGCAGAAGCTTGCATTTTGTTCACTCTTCTTACAGTGTTCATTGGCTCTCTCAG GTCCCGGAGCTCCCAGAACAGAACAAAGGGAGCATTTACATGGCAAGCACGAGCCCTCTGAGCATCTTCCAAGCATACCTGAAGCAGTTTCAAAGGGATTTCACGAGCCTCCTGAGCTCCCGAGCAGAGGAAATCGTCCCCGGGGGCGAAATGGTCCTGACTCTCATGGGCAGAAGCATTCCTGATCCCACCAGCAAAGATTGCTGCCTCTTCTGGTGGTGGCTCTCTAGGTCGCTTGTCGAAATGGCTGACGAG GGACTGGTCAAAGATACTGACATAGATTCATTCAACCTGCCGTTCTACACGCCTTATATGGAAGAGGTAAGGGACGTGGTAGAAGCAGAGGGGTCCTTCACCATCAATCACCTTGAAACCTTTGAGATGAATTGGGACCCTTTCTACCACGAAGACGACGAGAGCTGCACGTTTGACAGGTCAAAGAGCGGGCGGATTGTTGCCAATAATATAAGATCTGTCACAGAGTCTATGCTAAGAAGTCATTTTGGGGACGGACTAGTGATGGACAATGTATTCGAGAGGTATGCGAGGCTCGTCGGTGAGCATTTAGACGTGGAGAAGACGAAGCACTTCAGCATAACCATTTCCATGACAAGGAAATGA